A genomic window from Silene latifolia isolate original U9 population chromosome 11, ASM4854445v1, whole genome shotgun sequence includes:
- the LOC141612496 gene encoding uncharacterized protein LOC141612496 isoform X2, translating to MSSPFSRLGFQFQLHFQFNSRYFCNSSIDDPLMFIKYVRYQCELGFNNLQFPLNLFNQMMSLVHRPSIVDFNRLLAAMLRLKRLQPHSTVISLYSHLDLSGIRPDLHSMCILANCYCRLGRVDFGYSFLGKSLKLGYPFESNLVFFTTLINGFVQNDRLPDAVKLLDVAVVKLGIQPSIVTYGTMVKGLCRTGDNERALHLLRQMNSDPEGCKPNLIIYTTLIDSLCKHKLVTEALKLFSIMKTEGIKPDVFTYTSLIRGMLNLGRKGEASEMLGEMVQSNAAPDVTTYSMLIDMHCKEGMVDEAVAILPIMIKRGLSPDVVTYSALLDGYCSCGQMDKARDLMDLM from the exons atgtcTTCCCCTTTTTCTAGACTAGGGTTTCAATTTCAACTTCATTTCCAATTTAATTCCCGTTATTTTTGCAATTCTTCTATTGATGATCCTCTAATGTTTATAAAGTATGTTAGATATCAATGCGAATTAGGGTTTAATAATCTCCAATTTCCCCTAAATCTCTTCAACCAAATGATGTCTCTCGTGCACCGACCTTCAATTGTCGATTTTAATCGGTTATTAGCGGCAATGCTCAGACTCAAACGATTACAACCTCATTCTACTGTTATTTCTCTCTATTCGCATCTTGATTTATCCGGTATCCGACCCGATTTGCATTCTATGTGCATCCTCGCTAATTGTTACTGCCGCTTAGGCCGTGTCGATTTTGGGTATTCTTTCCTTGGCAAGTCCCTTAAGCTTGGCTACCCCTTTGAGTCTAATTTAGTTTTTTTCACTACCTTAATTAACGGCTTTGTTCAAAATGACCGGCTTCCCGATGCTGTTAAGTTGTTGGATGTAGCTGTCGTTAAGCTTGGCATTCAACCAAGTATTGTTACGTATGGTACCATGGTGAAAGGTCTTTGCAGGACCGGGGACAATGAGCGCGCTCTCCACTTGCTCCGTCAAATGAATTCTGACCCTGAAGGTTGTAAGCCTAACCTTATCATCTACACTACCCTTATCGACAGTCTTTGCAAACACAAGTTGGTAACTGAGGCTCTCAAGCTCTTTTCAATCATGAAAACTGAGGGCATCAAACCAGATGTGTTCACATATACCTCATTGATACGAGGTATGCTCAATCTAGGTCGTAAGGGAGAGGCTAGCGAAATGTTGGGTGAGATGGTGCAGAGCAACGCTGCACCCGATGTTACTACATACAGCATGTTGATTGACATGCATTGTAAGGAAGGTATGGTTGATGAAGCAGTAGCCATTTTACCGATAATGATCAAACGAGGATTGAGTCCTGATGTAGTTACGTATAGTGCTTTATTGGATGGATATTGCTCGTGCGGCCAAATGGACAAGGCAAGAGATCTCATGGATTTGATG TGA
- the LOC141612496 gene encoding uncharacterized protein LOC141612496 isoform X1, whose translation MSSPFSRLGFQFQLHFQFNSRYFCNSSIDDPLMFIKYVRYQCELGFNNLQFPLNLFNQMMSLVHRPSIVDFNRLLAAMLRLKRLQPHSTVISLYSHLDLSGIRPDLHSMCILANCYCRLGRVDFGYSFLGKSLKLGYPFESNLVFFTTLINGFVQNDRLPDAVKLLDVAVVKLGIQPSIVTYGTMVKGLCRTGDNERALHLLRQMNSDPEGCKPNLIIYTTLIDSLCKHKLVTEALKLFSIMKTEGIKPDVFTYTSLIRGMLNLGRKGEASEMLGEMVQSNAAPDVTTYSMLIDMHCKEGMVDEAVAILPIMIKRGLSPDVVTYSALLDGYCSCGQMDKARDLMDLMIMTVKEDESVLSRL comes from the exons atgtcTTCCCCTTTTTCTAGACTAGGGTTTCAATTTCAACTTCATTTCCAATTTAATTCCCGTTATTTTTGCAATTCTTCTATTGATGATCCTCTAATGTTTATAAAGTATGTTAGATATCAATGCGAATTAGGGTTTAATAATCTCCAATTTCCCCTAAATCTCTTCAACCAAATGATGTCTCTCGTGCACCGACCTTCAATTGTCGATTTTAATCGGTTATTAGCGGCAATGCTCAGACTCAAACGATTACAACCTCATTCTACTGTTATTTCTCTCTATTCGCATCTTGATTTATCCGGTATCCGACCCGATTTGCATTCTATGTGCATCCTCGCTAATTGTTACTGCCGCTTAGGCCGTGTCGATTTTGGGTATTCTTTCCTTGGCAAGTCCCTTAAGCTTGGCTACCCCTTTGAGTCTAATTTAGTTTTTTTCACTACCTTAATTAACGGCTTTGTTCAAAATGACCGGCTTCCCGATGCTGTTAAGTTGTTGGATGTAGCTGTCGTTAAGCTTGGCATTCAACCAAGTATTGTTACGTATGGTACCATGGTGAAAGGTCTTTGCAGGACCGGGGACAATGAGCGCGCTCTCCACTTGCTCCGTCAAATGAATTCTGACCCTGAAGGTTGTAAGCCTAACCTTATCATCTACACTACCCTTATCGACAGTCTTTGCAAACACAAGTTGGTAACTGAGGCTCTCAAGCTCTTTTCAATCATGAAAACTGAGGGCATCAAACCAGATGTGTTCACATATACCTCATTGATACGAGGTATGCTCAATCTAGGTCGTAAGGGAGAGGCTAGCGAAATGTTGGGTGAGATGGTGCAGAGCAACGCTGCACCCGATGTTACTACATACAGCATGTTGATTGACATGCATTGTAAGGAAGGTATGGTTGATGAAGCAGTAGCCATTTTACCGATAATGATCAAACGAGGATTGAGTCCTGATGTAGTTACGTATAGTGCTTTATTGGATGGATATTGCTCGTGCGGCCAAATGGACAAGGCAAGAGATCTCATGGATTTGATG ATCATGACAGTGAAAGAAGACGAATCAGTGCTAAGTAGACTGTAA